From one Flavobacteriales bacterium genomic stretch:
- a CDS encoding NAD(P)-dependent alcohol dehydrogenase: MKALLCSGYGPPESLRVHEVPIPMPRKGQVLVRVRATTVNDYDWSMVTGRPRIYRLFFGIFRPRRPIPGMELAGTVEAVGPGVTRWKVGDAVYGDTSNGGLGTFAEFVAVPATELRRIPDGLSFEQAAAVPHALELAYQGLFDVGRLQHGERVLLNGGGGGVGTFALQLAKQRGCTVWGVDTGPKLEAMTALGFDRVIDYKQQDFTRLNERFDLVLDTRTKRSARELSRALTMQGRYVTVGGDPGRLIALLFARWFGRSNMRILALKSNMNLDELAPSLSHGELKPVIDGPYPLSEAPRLIRYFGEGRHTGKVVMEVG, translated from the coding sequence ATGAAGGCATTGCTCTGCAGTGGATACGGTCCGCCCGAGTCGCTGAGGGTGCACGAGGTTCCGATACCAATGCCCAGGAAAGGCCAGGTACTGGTGCGCGTGCGAGCCACCACCGTGAACGACTACGACTGGAGCATGGTGACCGGGCGCCCGCGCATCTACCGGCTCTTCTTCGGAATATTCCGTCCCCGACGGCCGATACCGGGCATGGAGCTCGCGGGCACGGTGGAGGCTGTGGGGCCTGGAGTCACACGATGGAAGGTCGGCGATGCGGTCTATGGCGATACCTCGAACGGTGGCCTGGGCACTTTCGCGGAGTTCGTTGCTGTTCCGGCGACCGAATTGCGGCGTATCCCCGATGGCCTCTCCTTCGAGCAAGCCGCAGCGGTGCCGCACGCCTTGGAACTGGCCTACCAAGGCCTCTTCGACGTGGGCCGATTGCAGCATGGCGAACGCGTCCTGCTCAACGGCGGCGGCGGCGGAGTGGGCACCTTCGCCCTGCAACTCGCCAAACAACGAGGCTGCACCGTTTGGGGCGTGGACACCGGACCCAAGCTGGAGGCCATGACCGCGCTCGGCTTCGACCGCGTCATCGACTACAAGCAGCAGGACTTCACGCGCTTGAACGAGCGCTTCGACCTGGTGCTGGACACACGGACCAAGCGCTCGGCAAGGGAACTGTCGCGTGCGCTCACCATGCAAGGCCGCTATGTGACCGTGGGCGGCGACCCCGGCCGTTTGATCGCGCTGCTCTTCGCACGCTGGTTCGGCCGGAGCAACATGCGCATCCTCGCGCTTAAGTCGAACATGAACCTCGATGAGCTAGCCCCATCGTTGAGCCATGGCGAGCTGAAGCCGGTGATCGATGGACCCTATCCACTCAGTGAAGCGCCGCGCTTGATCCGCTACTTCGGGGAAGGCAGGCACACGGGCAAGGTGGTGATGGAAGTCGGATGA
- a CDS encoding serine hydrolase, with the protein MPRHLSLFASLLLAAALQAQTHTTAYDAEVQAHFTADAPGGAVLVAQGGKVLYERALGLADASLKTALTTAHQFRIGSVTKQFAAVAIMQLAEAGKLKLDDEIQKHVDFPRKEQPITVEHLLTHTSGIPNFTDGPHYTPDAYAKDIELKDVIALFADLPLEFAPGTRWSYSNSGYLLLTAIIEKASGRSWTEFANEHLFKPAGMTQSSAAITGGALAKEPIGYSEVEAGWEPAKPISMTWPRAAGCIRSTVGDLHKWNSSVFAGKLIPKAWLDRAHKGVMLADGSSNPYGYGWGFMNVQGSPTVEHGGGIDGFVSNSIYLPNEDIYVAVLVNRESDDASTLAPALAAIALGKPYGGPAVPLDPKEAEALTGVYVNAEGVERYITADENGLHAQRQGSSVKDLTHLGNGRFIYTGDVITLSFERANGAVTGARFLSRNADEQLTRSDKPLPKPRVELALRNADLLPYVGEFELMPGLTLTFRAEGDRFFVTATRQQEIEVFSEAPHKFFLKVVDATIEFHPEADGTVNRITFTQGGAMEGKRVK; encoded by the coding sequence ATGCCACGCCATCTTTCGCTCTTCGCTTCGCTGCTCCTAGCCGCTGCCCTGCAGGCACAAACGCATACGACCGCCTACGATGCGGAAGTGCAAGCCCATTTCACCGCCGACGCGCCCGGTGGTGCCGTGCTGGTAGCGCAAGGCGGCAAAGTGCTCTATGAGCGAGCGCTCGGACTGGCCGATGCCTCTTTGAAGACGGCGCTCACCACGGCCCATCAGTTCCGCATCGGCAGCGTGACCAAGCAGTTCGCAGCGGTGGCGATCATGCAGCTGGCGGAAGCAGGCAAGCTGAAGCTCGACGACGAGATCCAGAAGCACGTGGACTTCCCGCGGAAAGAGCAGCCCATCACCGTCGAGCATCTGCTCACCCACACCTCCGGAATCCCCAACTTCACGGATGGGCCGCACTACACACCGGATGCATATGCCAAGGATATCGAGCTGAAGGACGTGATCGCGCTCTTCGCCGACCTGCCGCTGGAATTCGCGCCCGGAACGAGGTGGAGCTACAGCAATAGCGGCTACCTGCTGCTCACGGCCATCATCGAGAAGGCATCGGGGCGATCATGGACCGAATTCGCCAATGAGCACTTGTTCAAACCTGCGGGCATGACGCAGAGCAGTGCGGCCATCACGGGCGGCGCATTGGCCAAGGAGCCCATAGGCTATTCCGAAGTCGAGGCCGGTTGGGAGCCGGCCAAGCCCATCAGCATGACCTGGCCGCGCGCTGCGGGCTGCATCCGCAGCACGGTTGGTGACCTGCATAAATGGAACAGCAGCGTATTCGCAGGGAAGCTGATCCCGAAGGCGTGGTTGGACAGAGCGCACAAGGGCGTAATGCTCGCCGATGGAAGCAGCAACCCGTATGGCTACGGGTGGGGCTTCATGAACGTGCAGGGCAGCCCCACGGTCGAGCACGGCGGAGGCATAGATGGATTCGTGAGCAACAGCATCTACCTGCCCAATGAAGACATCTACGTGGCGGTGCTGGTGAACCGCGAAAGCGATGACGCGAGCACCCTGGCGCCCGCTTTGGCGGCCATCGCCTTGGGCAAGCCCTACGGCGGTCCGGCCGTCCCATTGGATCCAAAGGAGGCCGAAGCGCTCACCGGCGTGTATGTGAACGCCGAGGGCGTCGAGCGGTACATCACCGCAGATGAGAATGGATTGCATGCGCAGCGCCAAGGCTCGTCGGTGAAGGACCTGACGCACCTGGGAAACGGCCGCTTCATATACACCGGCGATGTGATCACCCTCAGCTTCGAGCGTGCCAATGGCGCGGTGACCGGCGCTCGCTTCCTCAGCCGCAACGCGGATGAGCAGCTCACTCGTTCCGACAAGCCCTTGCCGAAGCCGCGCGTTGAGCTAGCCTTGAGGAACGCCGACCTTCTGCCCTATGTCGGCGAGTTCGAGTTAATGCCCGGCCTCACGCTCACCTTCCGTGCCGAGGGCGACCGCTTCTTCGTGACGGCCACGCGCCAGCAGGAGATCGAAGTCTTCAGCGAAGCGCCGCACAAATTCTTCTTGAAGGTGGTGGACGCCACGATCGAGTTCCATCCGGAAGCGGACGGCACGGTGAACCGCATCACCTTCACCCAAGGCGGTGCCATGGAAGGGAAGCGGGTCAAGTAG
- a CDS encoding nuclear transport factor 2 family protein — protein MHIGPSLLLLAGTALTPSCSIGAQVDPPHARSNGAADLTATVAALDSALFAAFNAHDAEHLGTFFTKDLEFYHDKTGLAGYDSTLAGFQRLFTQPTTDDIRRELVPSSLKVHPLGEFGLLEICQHRFCHTENGHEECGTFKKIMIWCEEGDRYKVCRVISYDH, from the coding sequence ATGCACATCGGACCATCTCTGCTACTCCTCGCTGGCACGGCCCTCACACCTTCCTGTTCCATCGGAGCCCAGGTGGATCCGCCACACGCGCGATCGAACGGAGCCGCCGATTTGACGGCCACTGTCGCCGCCCTGGATAGCGCCCTGTTCGCTGCCTTCAACGCCCACGATGCCGAGCACCTCGGCACCTTTTTCACCAAGGACCTCGAATTCTACCACGACAAGACCGGTCTCGCGGGTTACGACAGCACTTTGGCGGGGTTCCAGCGGCTCTTCACGCAGCCCACCACCGATGATATCCGCCGCGAGTTGGTGCCGAGCAGCTTGAAGGTCCATCCGCTTGGCGAGTTCGGGCTGTTGGAGATCTGCCAGCACCGCTTCTGCCACACAGAGAACGGCCATGAGGAGTGCGGCACCTTCAAGAAAATCATGATCTGGTGCGAAGAAGGCGATAGATACAAGGTGTGCCGCGTGATCAGCTACGATCATTGA
- a CDS encoding ester cyclase, with product MKKPLLYLLPLATLVWSCGGHDPEHDKMMAEHKAMLSADSAKHAEMDRMKQTTQRFYDMWMAGKSDGIEEFVGENFMSNNPIPGITSTGVQQMKDMIAISSSTFTDNKVEEMNMTADGDRVVAHYRWKAVNTGGMGEGMPATNKPIDVHGVDILRFENGKIVEHWGYMEEMKMMQQLGMMPGDEAGSKN from the coding sequence ATGAAAAAGCCCCTACTGTATTTGCTGCCCCTTGCAACCCTCGTATGGTCTTGCGGAGGGCACGATCCCGAGCATGACAAGATGATGGCCGAGCACAAAGCCATGCTATCGGCTGATAGTGCCAAGCACGCGGAGATGGACCGGATGAAACAAACAACGCAGCGTTTCTATGATATGTGGATGGCGGGGAAGTCCGATGGCATCGAGGAGTTCGTTGGGGAGAATTTCATGTCGAACAACCCCATTCCGGGCATCACCTCCACCGGCGTCCAGCAGATGAAGGACATGATCGCCATTTCCAGCTCGACCTTCACGGACAATAAAGTGGAGGAGATGAACATGACGGCGGACGGTGACCGTGTGGTGGCGCATTACAGGTGGAAGGCCGTGAACACAGGTGGCATGGGCGAAGGCATGCCCGCTACCAACAAGCCCATCGATGTGCACGGGGTGGATATCCTGCGTTTCGAGAACGGGAAGATCGTGGAGCACTGGGGCTACATGGAGGAAATGAAGATGATGCAGCAACTGGGCATGATGCCCGGTGATGAAGCTGGATCGAAGAATTGA
- a CDS encoding translation initiation factor encodes MKKRPPSGLGGLVYSTNKGLSTAREPATLPPQLQDLRIHLDRLKGNKEVTRIVGFVGKDADLDDLGRALKSKCGVGGNTKDGVILLQGDHRDKVMAYLTEKGYKAKKSGG; translated from the coding sequence ATGAAGAAGCGCCCACCCAGCGGCCTTGGCGGCCTGGTGTACAGCACCAACAAGGGCCTCAGCACCGCCCGTGAACCCGCCACCCTGCCTCCACAGCTGCAAGACCTGCGCATCCACCTGGACCGGCTAAAGGGCAATAAGGAGGTGACGCGGATCGTGGGCTTCGTGGGCAAGGATGCAGACCTGGATGACCTGGGACGCGCGCTGAAGAGCAAGTGCGGCGTAGGCGGCAACACCAAGGACGGCGTGATCCTGCTCCAGGGAGATCACCGCGACAAGGTGATGGCCTACCTGACCGAGAAAGGGTACAAGGCGAAGAAGTCCGGCGGATGA
- the ychF gene encoding redox-regulated ATPase YchF, translated as MKCGIVGLPNVGKSTLFNCLSNAKAQAANFPFCTIEPNVGTITVPDARLNRLAELVKPQRVVPTTVEIVDIAGLVKGASKGEGLGNQFLGNIRECDAILHVLRCFNDPNVVHVDGSVDPVRDKEVIDIELQLKDLETVEARIKKVEKQAAIGEKEAKRRFELLSRIRAALLKGESARTAITANDDPALLSEFQLLTTKPVMYVCNVDEQSAVKGNDYVEKVRAAVANENAEVIFVTAAIEAEIASLETPEEREMFLKDIGLDEPGVNKLIHAAYHLLKLQTYFTAGVQEVRAWTIHQGDTGPQAAGVIHSDFEKGYIRAEVIGYDDFIALGSEAACRAAGKLRTEGKEYIVKDGDVMHFLFNV; from the coding sequence TTGAAGTGCGGGATCGTCGGACTGCCCAACGTGGGCAAGAGCACCTTGTTCAATTGCCTGAGCAATGCCAAAGCCCAGGCAGCCAATTTCCCATTCTGCACCATTGAGCCGAACGTGGGCACCATCACCGTCCCCGACGCGCGCTTGAATAGGCTCGCCGAACTGGTGAAGCCGCAGCGCGTGGTGCCCACTACCGTGGAGATCGTCGATATCGCCGGACTGGTGAAAGGCGCCAGCAAAGGGGAGGGCCTAGGCAACCAATTCCTCGGAAACATCCGCGAATGCGATGCCATCCTGCATGTGCTCCGGTGCTTCAACGACCCCAACGTGGTGCACGTGGATGGCAGCGTGGACCCTGTGCGTGACAAGGAGGTGATCGACATCGAGCTCCAGTTGAAGGACCTCGAGACCGTGGAGGCGCGGATCAAGAAAGTGGAGAAGCAGGCGGCGATCGGTGAGAAGGAGGCCAAGCGCCGCTTCGAGCTCCTGTCCCGGATCCGCGCCGCGCTGCTCAAAGGCGAGAGCGCGCGCACTGCCATCACCGCGAACGATGACCCGGCGCTGCTGAGCGAATTCCAGTTGCTCACCACCAAGCCTGTGATGTACGTGTGCAACGTGGATGAGCAGAGCGCCGTGAAGGGCAATGATTACGTGGAGAAGGTGAGGGCCGCGGTTGCGAATGAGAACGCGGAGGTCATTTTCGTCACAGCGGCCATCGAGGCAGAGATCGCCAGTTTGGAGACCCCCGAGGAGCGCGAGATGTTCCTCAAGGACATCGGCCTGGATGAGCCAGGCGTGAACAAGCTCATACACGCCGCCTATCACTTGCTGAAGCTTCAGACCTACTTCACCGCTGGAGTGCAGGAAGTCCGCGCCTGGACAATCCACCAAGGCGATACCGGACCGCAAGCGGCAGGCGTCATCCACAGCGACTTCGAGAAGGGATACATCCGCGCCGAAGTGATCGGCTATGACGACTTCATCGCTTTGGGCAGCGAGGCCGCTTGCCGCGCAGCCGGGAAGCTGCGCACAGAGGGCAAGGAGTACATCGTGAAGGACGGGGATGTGATGCACTTCCTGTTCAACGTTTGA
- a CDS encoding DUF1801 domain-containing protein, with protein MTNPKASKPAPSAILSGGIRFASAQELLDFLPADERALMEQLREFIISEAPGLKERLSYNILAYKGRRDVCFIWPASVLWGGKKTYEGVRFGFSYGVLLSDPLAYLERGSRKQVLWRDLQSFTTTDARLLGNLLEQAVAMDHERAVGLR; from the coding sequence ATGACGAACCCGAAAGCGAGCAAGCCAGCGCCATCCGCAATCCTCTCGGGCGGCATCCGCTTCGCATCGGCGCAAGAGCTCCTGGATTTCCTCCCTGCCGATGAGCGGGCGCTCATGGAGCAGTTGCGCGAGTTCATCATCAGTGAAGCCCCTGGTCTGAAGGAACGACTTTCCTACAACATCCTTGCTTACAAAGGGCGCCGCGATGTCTGCTTCATCTGGCCGGCTTCGGTGCTTTGGGGCGGCAAAAAGACCTATGAGGGCGTGCGGTTCGGATTCAGCTATGGCGTGCTGCTTTCCGATCCCTTGGCCTATCTCGAGCGTGGCTCGCGCAAGCAGGTGCTCTGGCGCGACCTTCAATCCTTCACCACGACTGATGCCCGCTTGCTCGGGAATCTCCTTGAGCAGGCCGTGGCCATGGATCACGAGCGGGCGGTGGGCTTGCGCTGA
- a CDS encoding TonB family protein, producing the protein MPLRIQFLILWLVNAYPSHGQDNLLPYVEREPAYDIAPRFPGGSDAMMRYFADSVRYPDSERSRHKEGQVLAAFTITKNGRMSAVRIVNGVPGAPGLAAEARRLLEAMPKWEPARKRGRRVAAEVNLSVPFRIDRSDRKR; encoded by the coding sequence ATGCCGCTGCGCATCCAGTTCCTCATCCTATGGCTTGTGAACGCGTACCCATCACATGGTCAGGATAACCTGTTGCCCTATGTGGAGCGCGAGCCCGCATACGATATCGCCCCGCGATTCCCGGGCGGCTCCGATGCCATGATGCGGTATTTCGCCGACAGCGTACGCTACCCTGACTCCGAGCGATCGCGGCATAAGGAAGGCCAAGTGCTGGCGGCCTTCACCATCACCAAGAATGGCCGCATGAGCGCAGTGCGCATCGTCAACGGTGTCCCCGGTGCGCCCGGTCTGGCCGCGGAGGCCCGTCGCCTGCTTGAAGCCATGCCGAAGTGGGAGCCGGCGCGGAAGCGGGGAAGGCGCGTTGCGGCTGAAGTGAACCTATCCGTGCCTTTCCGGATCGACCGTTCGGACCGGAAAAGGTGA
- the plsY gene encoding glycerol-3-phosphate 1-O-acyltransferase PlsY — translation MEFPWVYGVFAMVLAYLCGSIPTSVWWGRAFFGIDVREHGSRNAGATNTFRVLGPRAGVPVLLIDVLKGFAPVRVLPNFTELEPDTAPWMWLRVSLVLATVLGHLYPVFAGFRGGKGVATSLGGVLAVHPGAAGVCVAVFALVFMGSRYVSLSSLAAALAFPLAVGLLWKEQSPIKVGFAIVLCALVYYTHRENIGRLLRGEENRLVLAGRAGHRR, via the coding sequence ATGGAATTCCCTTGGGTGTACGGAGTATTCGCCATGGTGCTCGCTTATCTCTGTGGGAGCATCCCTACCAGCGTATGGTGGGGGCGTGCCTTCTTCGGGATCGATGTGCGCGAGCACGGCAGCCGCAACGCCGGAGCCACCAACACCTTCCGCGTGCTGGGACCGCGCGCTGGAGTGCCCGTTCTGCTTATCGATGTGCTGAAGGGATTCGCACCGGTGCGCGTGCTGCCGAATTTCACGGAGCTCGAGCCCGATACGGCGCCTTGGATGTGGCTGCGCGTGAGCCTGGTGCTGGCCACCGTGCTCGGTCACCTCTATCCGGTATTCGCTGGCTTCCGCGGAGGCAAGGGCGTGGCCACCAGCTTGGGTGGGGTGCTCGCTGTGCATCCGGGTGCCGCCGGGGTCTGCGTGGCCGTGTTCGCGTTGGTCTTCATGGGCTCACGTTACGTGTCGCTCAGCTCGCTCGCCGCAGCGCTGGCCTTCCCCTTGGCCGTGGGGTTGCTATGGAAGGAGCAGAGTCCGATCAAGGTCGGCTTCGCGATCGTGCTGTGCGCATTGGTCTATTACACACACCGTGAGAACATCGGGCGGCTGCTCCGCGGTGAAGAGAACCGGCTGGTGCTGGCCGGACGTGCCGGCCACAGGCGGTGA
- a CDS encoding glycoside hydrolase family 3 C-terminal domain-containing protein, whose translation MTPDEKLRQLFMVAGDLGTDSARFDNGIFGFQLHAASQGGEAAGQLLSYPAGPDAKRTLEKVNATQRFFMERTRLKIPMLSFDEALHGLVRSGATAFPQSIGMAASFDTTLMSQVATAIALETKARGIRMVLSPVVNLATDPRWGRVEETYGEDPLLSSLMGATYVKAMESRGIITTPKHFVANHGDGGRDSYPAFHSERLLRETYFKPFKACIQQGGARSIMTSYNSLDGRPCSANSWLLNDVLRKDWGFRGFVISDAAATGGANVLHFTARDYEDAGKQSVENGQDVIFQTDIAHYELFKKPFLDGTVRQGAIDSAVANVLRMKFELGLFDRPYQSDSLLNALDMEKHRELAYEMAVKSAVLLKNKNYTLPIGPVMKRIAVIGADADEPRLGGYSGPGNAPVSILEGLRERLQGKAEVLYAPGPGRSDNRIEVVPANVLFHKEGDKLEPGLVARYFNGIDLTGTPAFSRIDQQIDFNWTLYGPDSRIAYDHFGVIWEGVVITQQEYNCLFGIEGNDGYRLYLDGELVIDRWNDQGYSTTTVYHDFMPGERTELRIEYRERTGNARFRLVWQTGEGWAQKSEQVEAAKELAEVCDFVVAVVGMEEGEFRDRSSLKLPGYQEWFIDALIGTGRPVAVVVVGGSAFTVENWIVNAGAVLMAWYPGEAGGLAIADLLLGARNPSGKLPITFPRNEGQLPLVYNHYPTGRGDDYVDGTGQPLFPFGYGLSYTSFEYSDLKLSGSTFTAKDTVIISFKLKNTGAVAGEEVVQLYTHDELASVARPVKELKGFQRVALNPGETRTVSFTLDASMLTLFNEAMEEVTEPGMFRVMIGGSSKDIRLRALVELEE comes from the coding sequence ATGACGCCCGACGAGAAGCTCCGCCAGCTCTTCATGGTGGCGGGTGACTTGGGCACGGACAGCGCACGCTTCGACAACGGGATCTTCGGCTTCCAGTTGCACGCTGCATCGCAAGGCGGCGAGGCGGCAGGACAGCTTCTCTCCTACCCAGCCGGCCCTGATGCGAAGCGCACGCTGGAGAAGGTGAACGCCACGCAGCGCTTCTTCATGGAGCGCACTCGGCTGAAGATCCCCATGCTGTCCTTCGATGAAGCCCTGCACGGACTGGTGCGCAGCGGCGCCACGGCCTTTCCGCAGAGCATCGGCATGGCGGCATCCTTCGATACGACCTTGATGAGCCAAGTGGCAACCGCGATCGCGTTGGAGACGAAAGCGCGCGGTATCCGCATGGTGCTCAGTCCGGTTGTGAACCTGGCCACCGACCCGCGCTGGGGCCGCGTGGAGGAGACCTATGGGGAGGATCCGCTGCTGTCCTCGCTTATGGGCGCCACGTACGTGAAGGCGATGGAAAGCCGCGGTATCATCACCACGCCCAAGCACTTCGTGGCCAACCATGGCGATGGCGGCCGCGACAGCTACCCGGCCTTCCACAGCGAACGGCTGCTGCGCGAGACCTACTTCAAGCCCTTCAAGGCGTGCATCCAGCAGGGCGGCGCACGTTCGATCATGACGTCCTACAATTCGCTGGATGGCCGGCCATGCAGCGCGAACAGCTGGCTGCTGAACGACGTGCTCCGTAAGGACTGGGGCTTCCGCGGCTTCGTGATCAGCGATGCGGCGGCCACCGGCGGGGCCAACGTGCTGCACTTCACTGCGCGTGACTATGAGGACGCTGGTAAGCAGAGCGTGGAGAACGGACAGGACGTGATCTTCCAGACGGACATCGCGCATTACGAGCTGTTCAAGAAGCCTTTCCTCGATGGCACGGTGCGGCAGGGCGCCATCGACAGCGCCGTGGCCAACGTGCTGCGGATGAAATTCGAGCTGGGGCTGTTCGATCGGCCGTACCAGAGCGATTCATTGCTGAACGCGCTCGATATGGAGAAACACCGCGAACTCGCGTACGAGATGGCGGTGAAGAGTGCGGTGCTGCTGAAGAACAAGAACTATACACTGCCCATCGGTCCTGTGATGAAACGCATCGCGGTGATCGGGGCCGACGCGGACGAACCACGGCTCGGAGGGTACAGCGGGCCAGGCAATGCGCCCGTGAGCATATTGGAAGGTCTGCGAGAGCGCCTCCAGGGCAAGGCCGAAGTGTTGTACGCGCCGGGTCCTGGGCGATCGGACAACCGCATCGAAGTTGTTCCGGCGAATGTGCTATTCCACAAGGAAGGCGACAAGCTCGAGCCCGGTCTTGTCGCGCGCTACTTCAACGGAATAGACCTGACGGGAACACCCGCATTCTCGCGGATCGATCAGCAGATCGATTTCAACTGGACACTCTATGGCCCTGACAGCCGGATCGCCTACGACCATTTCGGCGTCATCTGGGAGGGCGTAGTTATCACCCAGCAGGAATACAACTGCTTATTCGGCATTGAGGGCAACGACGGTTATCGTCTCTACCTGGACGGCGAACTCGTGATCGACCGCTGGAACGACCAGGGCTACAGCACAACTACCGTTTACCATGACTTCATGCCAGGGGAGCGCACGGAACTTCGCATCGAATACCGTGAGCGCACCGGCAATGCGCGATTCCGACTGGTTTGGCAAACCGGCGAAGGCTGGGCGCAGAAGAGCGAGCAGGTGGAAGCGGCCAAGGAGCTTGCTGAGGTGTGCGACTTCGTAGTGGCCGTGGTCGGGATGGAGGAAGGCGAGTTCCGCGATCGCAGCAGCTTGAAACTGCCGGGCTATCAGGAGTGGTTCATCGACGCGCTGATCGGTACCGGCAGGCCAGTGGCCGTGGTGGTGGTCGGAGGAAGCGCTTTCACCGTGGAGAATTGGATCGTGAACGCCGGAGCCGTGCTCATGGCCTGGTACCCCGGCGAAGCAGGCGGCCTCGCCATCGCCGATCTGCTGTTGGGCGCGCGCAATCCCAGCGGCAAATTGCCCATCACCTTCCCGCGCAACGAGGGCCAGCTTCCTTTGGTGTACAACCACTACCCCACTGGTCGCGGCGATGACTACGTGGATGGCACCGGCCAACCGCTCTTCCCCTTCGGCTACGGGCTGAGCTACACCAGCTTCGAGTACAGTGATCTGAAGCTGAGCGGATCGACGTTCACCGCCAAGGACACTGTCATCATCTCCTTCAAGCTGAAGAACACGGGCGCTGTTGCAGGTGAAGAGGTCGTGCAGCTCTACACCCACGATGAGCTCGCCAGCGTGGCGCGGCCCGTGAAGGAGCTGAAGGGCTTCCAGCGCGTGGCGCTGAATCCGGGCGAGACGAGGACCGTTTCGTTCACGCTCGACGCGAGCATGCTCACGCTCTTCAACGAAGCGATGGAGGAAGTGACCGAGCCCGGGATGTTCCGTGTGATGATCGGCGGATCGAGCAAGGACATCAGGCTGCGCGCGTTGGTGGAGCTTGAGGAGTGA
- a CDS encoding beta-lactamase family protein, whose protein sequence is MPRILTCCVLLCSLLIAPFASGQGHVADPFRTDADAFLRSMVKELGIPGLAVTVVKDGKAVIAEGYGMADLENKRSADGATCYYIASATKPFTALLAAILDAEGTLKLNDPLGKYYPALVLDSIDLNKVLLRDLLTHTSGLDNAAISWRSAFSGDHDPALLDDLMKYCARNKAGQGCYEYTNVGYNIYGMVVQRATGRSWKDLLKEKVFDPAGMTRTTAYISLAQKNGWTIAKPYSVLSTTQPVPLEKQDNTMQSAGGLITTAQDMARWLQLHVNEGMLDGKQVIPAVVMRSTSVPLVKVTGREQRMFAADQSGAGWMLGSYKGEPVAHHSGGFAGHAALTSFMPGKGMAVAVMVNEDVSGGRLADMLAGALYDHLLVDGQAFDMSQVNAFAEQLKEIRTRIEAGIAQRAQRPWTLSKERSVYAGRYTSAKLGTLEVRADGSALHVSIGNLHCTATAFTEPETIRVELIPGRGEVIGFRMTDGRASGLRYNDNEFIRVE, encoded by the coding sequence ATGCCGCGCATCTTGACCTGCTGCGTTCTTCTTTGCTCGCTATTGATCGCCCCGTTCGCCAGTGGCCAAGGACATGTGGCCGATCCGTTCAGGACCGATGCGGATGCCTTCCTGCGATCGATGGTCAAGGAACTCGGCATTCCTGGTCTTGCGGTGACCGTGGTGAAGGATGGCAAGGCCGTGATCGCCGAGGGCTACGGCATGGCCGATCTGGAGAACAAGCGATCGGCCGATGGAGCAACGTGCTACTACATCGCATCCGCCACCAAACCGTTCACAGCGCTGCTGGCCGCGATCCTCGATGCGGAAGGCACGCTCAAGCTGAACGACCCGCTCGGCAAGTACTATCCGGCTTTGGTGCTCGATAGCATCGACTTGAACAAGGTCCTCCTGCGCGATCTGCTCACCCACACCTCCGGCCTGGACAACGCCGCCATCAGTTGGCGATCGGCATTCTCCGGTGATCATGACCCGGCCTTGCTCGATGACCTCATGAAGTACTGCGCGCGGAACAAGGCTGGGCAGGGCTGCTATGAGTACACCAACGTGGGCTACAACATCTATGGGATGGTGGTGCAGCGCGCAACCGGCCGCTCATGGAAGGACCTGTTGAAGGAAAAGGTATTCGACCCTGCAGGCATGACTCGCACCACCGCGTACATCTCACTTGCTCAGAAGAACGGATGGACGATCGCGAAGCCGTACTCGGTGCTCTCCACCACGCAACCAGTGCCGCTGGAGAAGCAGGACAACACCATGCAATCCGCAGGCGGGCTCATCACCACCGCGCAGGACATGGCGCGCTGGCTGCAGTTGCATGTGAACGAAGGCATGCTCGATGGGAAGCAGGTGATCCCGGCGGTGGTCATGCGATCCACCTCAGTGCCTCTTGTAAAGGTCACTGGCCGGGAACAGCGCATGTTCGCAGCCGACCAGAGCGGAGCCGGGTGGATGCTCGGATCGTACAAAGGGGAACCGGTGGCCCACCATTCAGGCGGCTTCGCTGGGCATGCGGCGCTCACCTCGTTCATGCCTGGCAAAGGAATGGCGGTCGCCGTGATGGTGAATGAGGACGTGAGCGGTGGCCGGTTGGCGGACATGCTGGCCGGTGCGCTGTACGATCATCTCCTGGTCGACGGGCAAGCATTCGACATGTCCCAAGTGAATGCCTTCGCGGAACAACTGAAAGAGATCCGTACTCGGATCGAAGCGGGCATCGCTCAACGCGCGCAGCGGCCCTGGACCCTGAGCAAGGAGCGCTCGGTCTATGCCGGACGCTACACCTCTGCGAAGCTGGGCACCCTGGAGGTTCGCGCGGATGGCTCGGCACTGCACGTTTCCATCGGCAATCTGCATTGCACGGCAACCGCGTTCACCGAACCGGAGACCATCCGCGTGGAACTGATCCCCGGTCGCGGTGAGGTGATCGGCTTCCGGATGACCGACGGGCGGGCGAGCGGCCTGCGGTACAACGACAATGAATTCATCCGTGTCGAATAG